A region from the Equus asinus isolate D_3611 breed Donkey chromosome 3, EquAss-T2T_v2, whole genome shotgun sequence genome encodes:
- the TRAM1L1 gene encoding translocating chain-associated membrane protein 1-like 1 isoform X2 — MAFRKKSPRNPPVLSHEFILQNHADLVACVGMFFVLGLMFEGAAEASIVFITLQHSVTFPAAEEPATDLKVLYHYGIKDLATVFFYMLVAIIIHATLQEYVLDKINRRMQFPKAKQSRFNESGQLSAFYLVSCIWGTFILISENCLSDPTLLWEAHYHNVMTFQMKFFYISQLAYWFHAFPELYFQRTKKQDIPRQLVYIGLHLFHIAGAYLLYLNHLGLVLLMMHYFVELLSHICDLFYFSDEKYQKDISLWAIVFILGRLVTLIVSVLAVGFHLAGGQNRNPDAVTGNVNVLAAKIAVLSSSCTIQAYITWNLFNVQLQRWMEEDATLQAPSVKKKRTKGRSSRKGTENGVATSSRVDSPHKRKEKSS, encoded by the coding sequence ATGGCGTTCCGTAAGAAGAGCCCCAGGAACCCCCCAGTCCTGAGCCACGAATTCATCCTGCAGAATCATGCAGACCTCGTCGCCTGCGTGGGGATGTTCTTCGTGCTGGGGCTCATGTTCGAGGGAGCAGCAGAAGCATCTATCGTGTTTATTACTCTGCAGCACAGCGTTACCTTCCCCGCGGCAGAAGAACCAGCCACGGACTTAAAGGTCCTTTATCATTATGGCATCAAAGATCTGGCCACGGTTTTCTTCTACATGCTCGTGGCAATCATCATTCACGCCACCCTTCAGGAGTATGTGTTGGACAAAATTAACAGGCGAATGCAGTTCCCCAAAGCGAAACAAAGCAGATTTAACGAATCTGGTCAGTTGAGTGCATTCTACCTTGTCTCTTGTATTTGGGGCACGTTCATTCTGATCTCTGAAAACTGCCTGTCGGACCCCACTCTCTTATGGGAGGCGCATTACCATAACGTGATGACTTTTCAGATGAAGTTTTTCTATATCTCACAGTTGGCTTACTGGTTTCATGCCTTTCCTGAACTCTACTTCCAGAGAACGAAAAAACAAGACATCCCCCGTCAGCTTGTCTACATTGGGCTTCACCTCTTTCACATCGCCGGAGCCTATCTCCTGTACTTGAATCATCTGGGACTTGTTCTCCTGATGATGCATTACTTTGTTGAATTACTTTCCCACATTTGCGACCTGTTTTATTTTAGTGATGAAAAGTACCAGAAAGACATTTCTCTGTGGGCAATTGTGTTTATTTTGGGTCGACTTGTGACTTTAATTGTCTCCGTGCTCGCTGTGGGCTTTCACCTGGCTGGAGGGCAGAATCGGAATCCCGATGCCGTCACCGGAAACGTGAATGTGTTGGCAGCCAAAATTGCCGTTCTGTCGTCCAGTTGCACTATCCAAGCCTATATAACATGGAATTTATTTAATGTCCAGCTTCAGAGGTGGATGGAAGAAGATGCTACTCTTCAGGCCCCAAGTGTGAAGAAGAAACGGACTAAAGGCAGGTCTTccagaaaaggaacagaaaatggGGTGGCAACGTCAAGTAGAGTAGACTCTCCGcataagaggaaagagaaatcttCATAA
- the TRAM1L1 gene encoding translocating chain-associated membrane protein 1-like 1 isoform X1: MAFRKKSPRNPPVLSHEFILQNHADLVACVGMFFVLGLMFEGAAEASIVFITLQHSVTFPAAEEPATDLKVLYHYGIKDLATVFFYMLVAIIIHATLQEYVLDKINRRMQFPKAKQSRFNESGQLSAFYLVSCIWGTFILISENCLSDPTLLWEAHYHNVMTFQMKFFYISQLAYWFHAFPELYFQRTKKQDIPRQLVYIGLHLFHIAGAYLLYLNHLGLVLLMMHYFVELLSHICDLFYFSDEKYQKDISLWAIVFILGRLVTLIVSVLAVGFHLAGGQNRNPDAVTGNVNVLAAKIAVLSSSCTIQAYITWNLFNVQLQRWMEEDATLQAPSVKKKRTKGNSSFPIRGSLRIKLSVLVLQTKDRRAMPGKAFFSILSALRDILTCSWSSEEWSKLKT, translated from the exons ATGGCGTTCCGTAAGAAGAGCCCCAGGAACCCCCCAGTCCTGAGCCACGAATTCATCCTGCAGAATCATGCAGACCTCGTCGCCTGCGTGGGGATGTTCTTCGTGCTGGGGCTCATGTTCGAGGGAGCAGCAGAAGCATCTATCGTGTTTATTACTCTGCAGCACAGCGTTACCTTCCCCGCGGCAGAAGAACCAGCCACGGACTTAAAGGTCCTTTATCATTATGGCATCAAAGATCTGGCCACGGTTTTCTTCTACATGCTCGTGGCAATCATCATTCACGCCACCCTTCAGGAGTATGTGTTGGACAAAATTAACAGGCGAATGCAGTTCCCCAAAGCGAAACAAAGCAGATTTAACGAATCTGGTCAGTTGAGTGCATTCTACCTTGTCTCTTGTATTTGGGGCACGTTCATTCTGATCTCTGAAAACTGCCTGTCGGACCCCACTCTCTTATGGGAGGCGCATTACCATAACGTGATGACTTTTCAGATGAAGTTTTTCTATATCTCACAGTTGGCTTACTGGTTTCATGCCTTTCCTGAACTCTACTTCCAGAGAACGAAAAAACAAGACATCCCCCGTCAGCTTGTCTACATTGGGCTTCACCTCTTTCACATCGCCGGAGCCTATCTCCTGTACTTGAATCATCTGGGACTTGTTCTCCTGATGATGCATTACTTTGTTGAATTACTTTCCCACATTTGCGACCTGTTTTATTTTAGTGATGAAAAGTACCAGAAAGACATTTCTCTGTGGGCAATTGTGTTTATTTTGGGTCGACTTGTGACTTTAATTGTCTCCGTGCTCGCTGTGGGCTTTCACCTGGCTGGAGGGCAGAATCGGAATCCCGATGCCGTCACCGGAAACGTGAATGTGTTGGCAGCCAAAATTGCCGTTCTGTCGTCCAGTTGCACTATCCAAGCCTATATAACATGGAATTTATTTAATGTCCAGCTTCAGAGGTGGATGGAAGAAGATGCTACTCTTCAGGCCCCAAGTGTGAAGAAGAAACGGACTAAAG gTAATTCATCTTTTCCAATCAGGGGGTCTCTCAGAATTAAACTTAGTGTGCTTGTGTTGCAAACCAAAGACAGAAGAGCCATGCCTGGCAaagctttcttttctattctgtCTGCTTTGAGAG ACATCCTAACCTGCTCTTGGAGCTCAGAGGAGTGGTCAAAGCTGAAGACATAA